The Cryobacterium roopkundense sequence CTTCGTCGCCTTCCCCACCCTCACCAACCGCCCGGCCTCCGCCATCGAGATGTGCCCGATATCGGTCAGGGCGGCGGCGGCGTTTCGGTTACCCGTTTGAGCGGCGATGCCGGTGTCGTGTTCGAACCTGTCATTGAGTTCACCCGCCTCCCGAATCAGCAGAGCCTGCCCCAACCTGACCACCTCAAACGTGGCCGCCATGCTGGCCAGCAAACCCGCGTTCGTCATCCGCTGCACATCCACCCCGGCGTCGGGTTCCTCCTCAGTGCACACACCACCACCCAGGGAGTGAGAGTACGTGTCGGCGAGTGCCGCCGTACTCTCGATGAGGTGGTCCGTTGAAGTGGTCATGGCTCAATTTTCCCAGCGACCACTGACATTCACGGGCTCTAAACGGCCCTGATCGGGTCATTCTGTGAAAAACTCCCAAAGATTTTTACCTGTGGAGGAGAAGCTCGCTCGGTGGTTTTAGGTCAGGAGGGCGGGCATCCCACCCCGGCAGGGTTCTGGTTGCAGTCGTGGGCTACGAGCACGCTCTTCACGTGGCGCGCGGCCACGTCGAGAGGGTTCGCGTCTGCTGGGAGCGTGCCTGAGACCGGCTGCCACGGCCCGCCGCCCACCCGAAACTCGGCCGCGTAGTCCACCGTCAACTGCGCCACATAGTCTCCTCGGATGGCATAAATGTGACTCGTGGCGGTATCGGAGAATTCTGGAACTCCGAGGTCGTCCCACGACGCGCCTCCCGATGTCGAGGTGCCGCTCGCACCGTCGCCGAAGTCCCAACGGAACGCCACCGGCGTGAACCGCACGTCGGCAGGGTTGCCGAGCAGAATGCCCGAAACCACATGAACGGATGCCGTCGCCACGAAATTAGCCGCCAGCCCCACGATCGCCAGCCCATTGGGTTGCATGTCCTGCCACGGCCGATGCGGTGAGAACCCCACTAGGTCACTCACACTCGACACCACCGGCGCCGCGCACGTGACGCAGACCGGGGCGGGCGTCGCCGTGGAGGTGAGTTTCGTCTTGTCGATGTAATACGCCTGGTTGCCAGCCAACCCCTTCCACTTGTAATCCTCAGGCGGCAGCGGGCTGGCGGCAGCAGGCCCACCCGCACTCTTCTTCGACGACTCCGCGTCCCCCGTCGACGGCTCCCCGGTGCCTCCCGTCGACGTGTCCATCTGGTCAGAGAGGTTGAGCACGTCCCCCTTTATTGCGGCACGGGGGGACGGGCATGTGCCTTTCGCAATTTGCCGGACGGTGCACGCCGGGGCCGCCATCGCAGCGGGCACGGCAAGTGGCGTCAGAACTACGGCTGAGGCGAGTAGAACAGTCAGCAGAAGTCCTGGCCGGACCATGGCACCTCACTATCGACGAGAAGATGGGTCGGATCGACTGAACTGGAAATGAAGCCCGCCTGCACTGGGACTCGATTCACTCGATTCGCCGGGGTGATCAGAACCCCTGAGCTGTCAAAAATGCGAACATCCGTCACGTCGACACACACATAGGCCATCACCGACGCTTTATTTTGAGTGTCGTCGTAGTATCTGACCAGAGAAACGGTATCAAAATGGGTTGCCCCGGAACCTATTTCTCCAGCCTCCTGCGAGTCGGCTAGAACAGCTTGCACGTCTTTGACGTAGTGGGGGCTAACCAAGTCTGCTATACGCCCGATCTCCGCCCCACCTTCGTTCGCGATCAGGTCCGACATCGCGAGGTAGTCCTCGTACGCCTTCGTCGCGGCGGCCAGGGCCTCTTGGTTCGAGGCGAACACTGGCGCGGCAGCAGACGGCGCAGGGCCGCCCGTCCACTGCGGATTGGACCCCGACGCGCACCCGAGCATCAGGAACGGAATAAGCACGACCGAGCCGACCAGCAATCCACGTGAACTTTTGCGCATGGCCACAATGTAGAGCGTTTCAGGAAAGCGCGCAGAGTTATCCACAGGGCCAGCGATATCCGCTGGCTTGCTGGTTGATGTGGAGGAACGTCGACCCTCGCGTCACTCACCCCCGGCCAATGCGCCGGTGCCCGTGGCCAACGCGTTTTCCCTCCCGCCGCTGCGGCCCGGGCCCGTTGGCCGGGAAGGCGCCAGAGAATCGGCCTCGTAGAACCCTTCTGCTCGATCTCGATCACGGAGGATCGGTCCGGAGGAAGTCCGAGAATGGCTGTGGCCCTGGGCGCGTTCCTGGCACGCCGGGCTCTCCGGCCGCATGTGCACCTTCAGGTCGGAGGCATGCTTGCAATCCTCGTCGTGGGTCACAGCCAGCGGAGCCATTCCCGATAAGTTCGTTGGACTTCTAGAGGAAGGGAATGTCCTTCGCCTGGGGGCGAAATGCTTCCGGAACCGGATGGTCGACCATCCCTCTTGTCGCTCGATGGAGCGTGCCGAGGGCCCAACTTTGCGTCTACCCGCGAACTGGATCAACGTGTCCTCAGGAAATGCACAGAAGGTCGGCTCCAACCCGGCATAATCAGAATTGATGACTTGAGCGGCGCCACCAGAATAGACCGTCG is a genomic window containing:
- a CDS encoding PKD domain-containing protein, coding for MLNLSDQMDTSTGGTGEPSTGDAESSKKSAGGPAAASPLPPEDYKWKGLAGNQAYYIDKTKLTSTATPAPVCVTCAAPVVSSVSDLVGFSPHRPWQDMQPNGLAIVGLAANFVATASVHVVSGILLGNPADVRFTPVAFRWDFGDGASGTSTSGGASWDDLGVPEFSDTATSHIYAIRGDYVAQLTVDYAAEFRVGGGPWQPVSGTLPADANPLDVAARHVKSVLVAHDCNQNPAGVGCPPS